TGCCGATCATCTGCGCCACCGAGTAGTACCCCGCCTCCAGGGGGGAAAAGAACCGTTTGACCAGGGTTACGTCCATGTTGGTCAGGACCGTAAACGAAACCAGGACCAGGCCGGTGGGAAGATAGTAACGGTAGACGGGAAGCATCGAGGTCTTTTCCGGGGCCCAGGCGCCGGGCCGGAGCCGGAAGCGGCGGGCGATGAGTACGGTTCCCGCGGCCAGGATGAATGCGGGAGTGGCGATGAACCCTCCCACTCCCGCCGCCACCCTGAAACCCGCGGCCAGCAACCCGAAACCGACCGCTACCTTGACCAGGGCCGAGGCGGCGTTGACGGCGGCGAAGGCTCCGAACAACTGGGCCCCCTGCAGGAAGGCGAAGGGGGCCGAGATCATGATGTTGACCGCGATCAGGACCCCGGCCGCCGCCACCCACCCCGCCCCGGGCAGGTTCTGCCAGCGCGCCAGGGGAGCGGATAACACCGCGGAGAGCGCGACCAGGACAATGGAAACGACCCCGAGGTCGAGCAAGCCGCGGCGGTAGACGTATCGAGCCTTGCCCGGCTCGTGGCGGGCGATGAACCGGGCGATGAACCGGGTGAGAGCGGGTTGGAACGGGGGGGTGAACTGGCAGAAGTAAAAGCTGAGGATGACCAGGGCGTTGAAGGCCCCGTACTCCTCGCAGGTCAGTTTCCGGACCATGACCCAGTGGAAGAGAAAGTTGAGCAGGTTGACCAGCTGCAGACCCGCCACCATAACCGCGGTATGGCGGATGAAATCGTCTTCCCACAGCTTGAGAACGCGTCCTTTCATAACCGCCGGACCGAAGTCAGTCTTTCTTTGCGGGGCCGCGGCGAAGGTGGAGGCTCCGGAAATCGGTCAGATGTCCGAGGACCTTCCTGCCCGCCCGGCCCAGAAATCTCAGGTCGTCGACGCTCCTGATCCCCAGAAGCTTGCGGGCGACGAAGACCGGATCGAATGCCACCGTGTACATGCTCCGGACCAGCTTGAGCAGCTCTTCCTCCGGATAGGGCACCTTCATCACCGGGCGTTTCATGTCGTAGCGGTCCCAGTCCTCGGTGGCGAGCCAGCCTCGCTCCCGGCATTCCCGGAAAAGCTCCGTTCCCGGATAGGGGATGACGATGGTCGCCTGCATGGTCCAGGCATACCCGCGGCGCAGCAGGTATTTTCCCAGTTCCAGGGTGCGGCGGGCGTCTTCATAGCTTTCCCAGGGGTATCCGAACATGATGGTGATATGGGGGTAGAGCCCGGCGGCGCGGGCCGCCCGGCACGATTCGACGACCGTCTCCACCTTGAGGTTCTTGTTCAACCGGTCCAGGGTGTGCTGGTTGGCCGATTCCAGGCCGAAGAGGAGAAAGCGGAAACCGGCGGATTTCATCAACCGGTATTCCCGGGGCCCGGCGGCGCCGAAACGGAAATTGCAGTCGAATCCGACCCTGCGGTCGAAACCTCGCTCCACCGCGCCCCGGCAGAAATCCCTCAGCCAGGCGCCGGCGGGGAAGCTGCCGGTGTCGTCCATGATCTCGCGGACCGGCAGCCGACGGCAGATATCACCGATTTCATCCAGGACATTGCCGACCGTTCTCACCCGGAAGGAGGGGTAGAGCCCGGTCCAGGAACAGAACGTGCATTTACCCCACCAGCAGTCGCGGCCGCTCATCAGGTAGGTTCCGGGCGTGCGCCGGTAATTGCCGTTGCGGTAGGCGTAGAGCTCCCATCGGGTCAGGTCCCGGTCGATCGGCGGCGCGGCGTCGAGGTCCGCCGCCGGAAGGAAAGCGCCGGTGGTGGCGATCCCGTCCCCCTCGCGGTACCAGCATCCGGCGGGCGGGGGCAGCGACGGATCCTCGAGGTGCCGGCAGAGCCCGACCAACTGGAAATCGTAATCGCCTCCGGTGACGACGAAATCGACCCGCGAGCGACGCAGCGATTCCTCGGGAAGAGCGGTGACGTGATCGCCCATCAGCACGATCAGCGGCGGTTTTTCGCCGGGGGCGCGGGGCGCGGCCTTGATCTCGCCGATGAGCCGCCAATGCTCCTTGACCACGGGGGTCTTGGTTTCGAAGACGATCAGGTCGGGGCCGAATTCCCGGCTGCGGCGGAAAAATTCTTCCCGGCCCAGCCCTTCGGCCAGGCAGTCCTGCCAGAGTACGTCGTGGCCGAGGTTTTTCAGCCAGGTGGCGGCAACGGCCGGAACCACCGGGTAGATGAAGGTGGGGTCGGCGAAGTACTGGAACTGGCGGTTCTGCCCCAGGGTGGCGTACCCTTCCCCCCCGTCCAGGGGCGGATATGAAAACAGGATCTTCACCCTTCCTCCTCCGGCATCCGGGAAGCCAGCAACCCCCGGAGGAAAGCCCATCCGTATACCGCGTGCGTGGTGACGATCCCGGCCAGGACCATGGCGGCGGTCGGGGGATCGAAAAGATAGCGGGCCGCGCTGAGAAAAGCCGCCCCCAGGTAAAGGGCCGCCGGAACCGCCCAGACGAACTTCCACCAGGGAACGATCAGAGCCGGGAGCCATCCTCCGGCCAGGAACAACAGCCAGATCGAAGGGAGGAAATAGTTGAGACGGCGGGAAGTGGCCGGGAACTTTCTGACGAAATAGCCCCGGTGGAGCCCGTAGCTGGCGAACTGCCTCCAGTGGGGCCGGAAGAGGGGGCGCCGGTGGTGCCGGACCTCGACGTCGGGGTCATAGACGATCCTTCCCCCGCTTTCCCGTATTTTCAGACAGAGAACCGTATCTTCGCCGGGCCACCAGGGGCAATCGAAACCCCCGATTTCTTCCAGAACCGTCTTCTTCACCAGGAGATTGAAGGTGGGGTAATCGTCGACGTCCCGCGGGATTCGGGGGATGACCCGGAAGGCATGGACCCCGCCCACCAGGAGGCTGGCCAGAACCCGGCCGCCCGCCTTCCGGTTCCGGGAATCGTTTTCGGGAGTGGTCCCCGGGCCGCCGACCGCGGCCACGCCGGGTTCGGCGAACCGGCGGACGGCGTTGCGGAGCCACTCTTCGTCGGGGAAGGCGTCGTCGTCGATGAAAGCGACGATCTCCCCCCGGGCGCTTTTCCAGCCGAGGTCGCGTTTGCGGGGAGGGGAGACGGGCCCGGTGGGTATTACCCGCCACGGCCCGGGAAAGCTCTCCCGTTCGTCGGGAAGGAGGATAACCTCGAAATCGGGGTAGTTCAGCTTCTCCAGGTGACGCAGGCACTCTTCCAGGTAGGGGTTGCGGCGGCGGTAGGCGACGACCACCGAAACGGGGGGGTAAGAAGCTGGAACGAACAAGGTGCGGCCGTAATACCCCAGTATCCGCAGCCGGTAAAAAACCGCCAGGGTGTCGATGAGCATCGTCCAGATCGCGTGCGCTCCCACCCTCCCGAACTTTCCCTTGAGATCCACCACCACCGGAGCTTCGGCGATGGCGAAGCCGCAGACGTGGGCCGCGACCAGCAGCTCCAGGTCGAAGGCGTATTTTTTGACCATCACCCGGGGCAGAACGCTCTCCAGGGCCCGGCGCCGGAAAAGCTTGATCCCGGTCTGGGTATCGCGGAGCGGAAGGCCGAAAAGCAATTTGACCAAAAAGAAGTATCCCGCGCTGATCGCCCGGCGCGCCGGGGGGTAGTTGACGGTGGAGGCGGGATGGCGCTTGGCCCCGATGACGATATCGACCCGGTCGTTCTCCAGGATATCCAGGAGGGAGCGGAACTGGCGCGGATGGATATCCAGGTCGGAATCGAGGAAGAAAACCAGTTCGCCCCGGCAGCGGGAAAAACCCCGCCTCACCGCCCAGCCCTTGCCCCGGTTCCCGGAAGAGCCGACTACTTTGATCTCCGGAAACCGCCGGGCGGCGCGCTGGGCTTCTTCCCAGGTTTCGTCGGTCGAGCCGTCGTCGACGACGACGATCTCCCAGGATTTCCCCAGGGCGCGGAGCGCGGCGACGGTTTCCTCCAGGTTGCGGCAGATGTGCCGCCCTTCGTTGAAGGCCGGCATCAGGACAGATATGACCGGATCGCCCTTCGTCACCGGGGTCTACCGCCGCGCCAGGATTTCCCCCAGGGTTTCGACAATTCCCGGGACGGCGGCCACGGCCTCGTTGAGTTTTTCGGGAGATTTTCCCCCGGCCTGGGCCAGGTCGGGTCGGCCGCCGCCGGAACCGTCGACCAAACGGGCGGTTTCGCGGACGATGTCGCCGGCCCGCCAGCCTTCCTTTACCAGATCAGGAGTCACCACCGCCACCAGATGGGCTTTGTCCCGGGAAGCGGCGCCGAGAACGGCGATCCCGGATACCAGCTTCTGAACCAGCATATCCGCCGCCGCCCGCAGTGCCCCCATATCGACCGATCCCAGGTTCGCCGCCACCAGGCGCACGCCCGCCACTTCCCGGGCCCGGTCCAGAAGCGACGCCGATTCTTCGCGGGCCCGGGAGCGGGCGAGATCGTCTCTTTCTTTCTCCAGTTCCCTGACCCGGGCGCCGAGTTTCTCCAGCCGGGAGAGGAGCTGCTCCGGCGAAGTTTTCAACCAGGCGCAGACGGACGCCAGAACCTCGCGGTCGCGCTCGGCGTCGGCCCGGGCGTTGGGACCGCACACCGCCTCGATCCGCCGTACCCCGGAGGCGACGGAACTGTCCGCCCGGAGCCGGAACATACCGATCTCCCCGGTGCGGGCTACGTGCGTTCCCCCGCAGAGTTCGCGGCTGTAGCCGCCCACGTCCACCATCCGGACCCGGTCGGCGTATTTTTCCCCGAAGAATGCCAGCGCCCCCTGGGCTTTGGCCTCGGCCAGGGGCATTTCCCAGATCCGCACCTCGGAATCGTCGGTCACCATTTCGTTGACCCGTTCCTCCAGTTTCCGGATCTGGACGGGGGTCAGCCCCTCGAAATGAGTGAAATCG
This genomic stretch from bacterium harbors:
- a CDS encoding oligosaccharide flippase family protein; amino-acid sequence: MKGRVLKLWEDDFIRHTAVMVAGLQLVNLLNFLFHWVMVRKLTCEEYGAFNALVILSFYFCQFTPPFQPALTRFIARFIARHEPGKARYVYRRGLLDLGVVSIVLVALSAVLSAPLARWQNLPGAGWVAAAGVLIAVNIMISAPFAFLQGAQLFGAFAAVNAASALVKVAVGFGLLAAGFRVAAGVGGFIATPAFILAAGTVLIARRFRLRPGAWAPEKTSMLPVYRYYLPTGLVLVSFTVLTNMDVTLVKRFFSPLEAGYYSVAQMIGKIILFLPWAVSMVVFPKATTAAVEARSSFPYLLKGLGLTALFCGAGVGVCLVSPSLVLFLLTGKTAPEAVALVVPFATAMSLYALLWLTVYYNLSIHNTRFIAPLVAGAAVQTAIIYFRHPTLLSILHVMNVMGGCLLALSLVLSRSRATVADLDREVL
- a CDS encoding radical SAM protein — its product is MKILFSYPPLDGGEGYATLGQNRQFQYFADPTFIYPVVPAVAATWLKNLGHDVLWQDCLAEGLGREEFFRRSREFGPDLIVFETKTPVVKEHWRLIGEIKAAPRAPGEKPPLIVLMGDHVTALPEESLRRSRVDFVVTGGDYDFQLVGLCRHLEDPSLPPPAGCWYREGDGIATTGAFLPAADLDAAPPIDRDLTRWELYAYRNGNYRRTPGTYLMSGRDCWWGKCTFCSWTGLYPSFRVRTVGNVLDEIGDICRRLPVREIMDDTGSFPAGAWLRDFCRGAVERGFDRRVGFDCNFRFGAAGPREYRLMKSAGFRFLLFGLESANQHTLDRLNKNLKVETVVESCRAARAAGLYPHITIMFGYPWESYEDARRTLELGKYLLRRGYAWTMQATIVIPYPGTELFRECRERGWLATEDWDRYDMKRPVMKVPYPEEELLKLVRSMYTVAFDPVFVARKLLGIRSVDDLRFLGRAGRKVLGHLTDFRSLHLRRGPAKKD
- a CDS encoding glycosyltransferase — translated: MTKGDPVISVLMPAFNEGRHICRNLEETVAALRALGKSWEIVVVDDGSTDETWEEAQRAARRFPEIKVVGSSGNRGKGWAVRRGFSRCRGELVFFLDSDLDIHPRQFRSLLDILENDRVDIVIGAKRHPASTVNYPPARRAISAGYFFLVKLLFGLPLRDTQTGIKLFRRRALESVLPRVMVKKYAFDLELLVAAHVCGFAIAEAPVVVDLKGKFGRVGAHAIWTMLIDTLAVFYRLRILGYYGRTLFVPASYPPVSVVVAYRRRNPYLEECLRHLEKLNYPDFEVILLPDERESFPGPWRVIPTGPVSPPRKRDLGWKSARGEIVAFIDDDAFPDEEWLRNAVRRFAEPGVAAVGGPGTTPENDSRNRKAGGRVLASLLVGGVHAFRVIPRIPRDVDDYPTFNLLVKKTVLEEIGGFDCPWWPGEDTVLCLKIRESGGRIVYDPDVEVRHHRRPLFRPHWRQFASYGLHRGYFVRKFPATSRRLNYFLPSIWLLFLAGGWLPALIVPWWKFVWAVPAALYLGAAFLSAARYLFDPPTAAMVLAGIVTTHAVYGWAFLRGLLASRMPEEEG